One genomic segment of Brevibacillus laterosporus LMG 15441 includes these proteins:
- the purH gene encoding bifunctional phosphoribosylaminoimidazolecarboxamide formyltransferase/IMP cyclohydrolase: MGKKRALISVSNKTGVVEFASQLVELGFEVISTGGTATLLADAGVKVTGISEVTQFPEMMDGRVKTLHPAIHSGLLAVRDNEEHAEQMAAQGFEYIDIVAVNLYPFKETISRTDVSYEDAIENIDIGGPTMLRSAAKNHAYVTVVVDANDYELVLNEIREQQNTSLETRKRLAAKVFRHTAAYDSLISRYLSEQTGEELPESFTVTYEKAQELRYGENPHQKAAFYRDALSTSGNIAACKQLHGKELSYNNINDANAALAILAEFNEPAVVAVKHTNPCGVGVGVTIHQAYQKAYDADPVSIFGGIVAANRPIDRETALLLKEVFLEIIIAPAFEPEALAVLQEKKNVRLLQMDEIASTEHKGALGSAYQITSVHGGALVQEWDRKSLDPTAIMVVTERSPSEEELTQLEFAWKVVKHVKSNAIVLATSDKTIGVGAGQMNRVGSAQIAITQAGEEAKGAVLASDAFFPMSDTVEAAAQAGITAIIQPGGSIRDQESIDACNRHGIAMIFTGVRHFKH; this comes from the coding sequence GTGGGGAAAAAGAGAGCACTGATTAGCGTATCTAACAAAACAGGCGTGGTGGAATTTGCAAGCCAGCTTGTCGAGCTAGGTTTTGAGGTCATTTCAACTGGAGGTACAGCGACTCTTTTAGCTGATGCAGGAGTTAAGGTAACAGGAATATCGGAGGTAACCCAATTTCCAGAAATGATGGATGGTCGGGTAAAAACTCTGCACCCAGCTATTCACAGTGGTTTGCTCGCGGTTCGCGATAATGAAGAGCACGCGGAGCAAATGGCGGCCCAAGGTTTTGAATATATTGATATCGTAGCGGTGAACCTTTATCCGTTTAAGGAAACAATTTCTCGTACAGATGTCAGCTATGAGGACGCGATTGAAAATATTGATATTGGCGGCCCAACGATGCTGCGCTCGGCAGCAAAGAACCATGCATACGTGACTGTAGTTGTGGATGCTAATGACTATGAGCTTGTGTTAAATGAAATCCGCGAACAACAAAACACCAGTTTAGAAACGCGCAAACGCCTAGCAGCTAAAGTATTTCGTCATACGGCTGCCTATGATTCTCTCATTTCACGCTATTTAAGCGAACAAACAGGCGAGGAATTGCCAGAGAGCTTCACGGTTACCTATGAAAAGGCTCAGGAGCTTCGCTATGGAGAAAACCCTCATCAGAAGGCAGCCTTTTATCGAGATGCTTTGTCCACTAGCGGCAATATCGCTGCGTGCAAACAACTTCACGGTAAAGAACTTTCCTATAATAATATTAACGATGCTAATGCTGCATTGGCTATATTGGCTGAATTCAACGAGCCAGCAGTGGTTGCCGTAAAACATACCAATCCATGCGGGGTAGGTGTGGGAGTGACCATTCATCAGGCTTATCAAAAAGCGTATGATGCTGATCCCGTCTCTATTTTTGGTGGGATTGTAGCGGCGAATCGCCCGATTGATCGTGAAACAGCTTTACTACTAAAAGAGGTATTCTTAGAAATCATTATTGCCCCAGCTTTTGAACCAGAGGCGTTGGCTGTTTTGCAGGAAAAGAAAAATGTGCGTTTACTTCAGATGGACGAGATAGCCTCTACTGAGCATAAAGGTGCATTGGGTTCTGCTTATCAAATTACTTCTGTGCATGGTGGAGCGCTTGTCCAGGAATGGGATCGCAAATCCCTTGACCCTACTGCTATAATGGTCGTAACTGAACGTTCACCAAGTGAAGAAGAGCTAACTCAACTAGAGTTTGCTTGGAAGGTGGTCAAACACGTTAAGTCTAATGCGATCGTTCTAGCTACATCAGATAAAACGATCGGAGTTGGTGCGGGGCAGATGAACAGAGTAGGTTCAGCCCAAATTGCGATCACACAAGCTGGAGAAGAAGCTAAGGGAGCAGTTCTTGCCTCAGATGCATTTTTCCCAATGTCTGATACAGTAGAAGCAGCAGCTCAAGCAGGAATTACAGCTATTATTCAGCCTGGTGGCTCTATTCGAGACCAAGAATCGATCGATGCGTGCAATCGTCATGGCATTGCTATGATTTTCACAGGTGTCCGTCATTTTAAACATTAA